One part of the Rothia sp. ZJ932 genome encodes these proteins:
- a CDS encoding YdiU family protein, which produces MTPTLENTYVQSFPQLAVQATPDIPEGSRVTWVNDDLAQELGLDSDWLATEGMAWLTGTSAENPTPHALAYSGFQFGQLSPVLGDGRAHLVGELSRASAPGEGEKQNRVDIHLKGSGLTPFSRPGSDGKAPLSAVWREVVIGESLHALGVPTSRALAVIETGEKIRRRSPLPEPAGIVVRVSSSHLRVGTFQFAQYNCDTETRNRLVEYALHRHYPHLAVGEAPENALTLLRQVVEEQAKLVAHWMGLGFVHGVLNTDNVSISGQSIDFGPCAFIDGFSRDAVYSSIDQQGRYKYRNQPGITHWNLARFAETLLDLIDLNDPNRAIERAKRVLDEFEDAYAHAHTLAFAAKLGLDMGPDAPAYLFDEVEAFIEGTLDLMERFSLDFTGFFRSLTDGENPFAECSSDLSVTAWQKELTELRVETKTSDARAHDLMHASNPVYIPRNLVLEETLRAVEAGNSEPVEQLLTAVRAPYTRVLQQDLTEAHAQLVADLEKAEPSARFFRSFCGT; this is translated from the coding sequence ATGACGCCCACGCTTGAGAACACCTACGTCCAGTCCTTTCCGCAGTTGGCGGTGCAGGCTACCCCGGATATTCCTGAGGGTTCCCGCGTCACCTGGGTCAATGATGACCTAGCGCAAGAACTGGGTCTAGACTCCGACTGGTTAGCCACTGAGGGCATGGCGTGGCTGACCGGCACCTCAGCTGAAAACCCCACACCCCACGCTCTTGCCTACTCAGGTTTTCAGTTTGGCCAGCTCTCCCCGGTACTGGGTGACGGACGCGCGCACCTAGTAGGGGAGCTGAGTCGTGCGTCCGCACCCGGCGAAGGGGAAAAACAAAACCGCGTTGATATTCACCTCAAAGGTAGCGGTCTCACCCCCTTCTCACGTCCGGGTTCTGACGGTAAAGCACCTCTTTCGGCGGTCTGGCGTGAGGTTGTGATTGGTGAATCCCTACACGCTTTGGGAGTGCCGACCTCGCGGGCGCTCGCCGTGATTGAAACCGGTGAGAAAATCCGCCGCCGCTCACCCCTGCCTGAGCCTGCGGGCATCGTGGTGCGTGTATCGTCCAGTCACCTGCGCGTGGGTACTTTTCAGTTTGCCCAGTACAACTGTGATACCGAAACCCGCAACCGATTAGTGGAGTACGCCCTGCATCGCCACTACCCGCACCTGGCGGTGGGTGAAGCACCTGAGAATGCCCTGACCCTGTTGCGACAGGTGGTCGAAGAACAAGCGAAACTGGTTGCTCACTGGATGGGTTTGGGGTTCGTACACGGGGTTCTGAATACTGATAACGTCAGCATTTCTGGGCAGTCTATTGACTTTGGCCCCTGCGCTTTTATCGATGGGTTTTCCCGCGACGCTGTTTACTCTTCTATCGACCAGCAGGGGCGCTACAAGTACCGCAATCAGCCCGGTATTACTCACTGGAATCTGGCGCGTTTCGCTGAAACCCTGCTTGATCTGATTGACCTCAATGACCCCAATCGTGCTATTGAGCGGGCGAAGCGGGTTCTTGATGAATTTGAGGACGCCTACGCTCACGCTCACACTCTGGCTTTTGCCGCGAAGCTGGGTCTTGATATGGGGCCGGACGCACCTGCCTATCTATTCGATGAGGTGGAGGCTTTTATCGAAGGAACCCTTGATCTCATGGAACGCTTTAGCCTAGATTTCACCGGTTTCTTCAGGTCTTTGACCGATGGCGAAAACCCTTTCGCGGAGTGCTCCTCAGACCTTTCGGTAACAGCCTGGCAGAAAGAGCTCACTGAGTTGCGTGTAGAAACAAAAACGTCGGACGCGCGTGCCCACGACCTCATGCACGCTAGCAATCCGGTGTATATACCTCGCAATCTGGTTCTTGAAGAGACCCTGCGCGCGGTAGAAGCAGGTAACTCAGAACCTGTGGAGCAGTTACTGACCGCAGTACGCGCACCTTATACGCGCGTCCTACAGCAAGACCTCACCGAGGCTCACGCCCAACTGGTCGCCGATCTTGAAAAAGCAGAGCCAAGCGCCCGCTTTTTTAGGAGCTTCTGCGGTACCTAA
- a CDS encoding helix-turn-helix transcriptional regulator, whose translation MTTQDGSTNMVRKFRRWNELSQAELAEQAGVSRQTIANIEKGNYAPSVYLALSICRVLGKTVEEVFDEEQD comes from the coding sequence ATGACAACGCAGGACGGCAGCACCAACATGGTGCGAAAGTTTAGACGCTGGAACGAACTGTCACAGGCAGAACTTGCCGAGCAAGCTGGTGTTTCACGCCAGACCATCGCCAATATCGAAAAAGGAAACTACGCGCCCTCGGTCTACCTAGCGCTCTCCATTTGCAGAGTCCTCGGCAAGACGGTGGAAGAAGTTTTCGACGAAGAACAGGACTAA
- a CDS encoding type 1 glutamine amidotransferase domain-containing protein codes for MADLTGKKVLALASQGLEQIELTSPREALEGAGATVTLASPDGKEFQGMEGDWEKKDFFTPELKVSEAKAEDYDALLLPGGTLNADAMRLNKDARALVRAFLDAEKPVAAICHAPWLLIDSGVVEGRTLTSYESVAPDLQNAGANWVDQEVAIDGTLVTSRNPGDLEAFNAAIIEKLA; via the coding sequence ATGGCTGATCTAACCGGCAAGAAAGTTCTAGCGCTGGCATCACAGGGGTTGGAACAGATTGAGCTCACCTCACCCCGCGAAGCACTCGAAGGTGCAGGTGCAACCGTGACCCTCGCGTCCCCCGACGGCAAAGAATTCCAGGGTATGGAAGGTGACTGGGAGAAGAAGGATTTCTTCACCCCCGAGCTCAAGGTCTCTGAAGCAAAAGCTGAAGACTACGACGCGCTGCTGCTTCCCGGTGGTACTTTGAATGCTGATGCAATGCGTTTGAACAAGGACGCGCGTGCGCTGGTTCGCGCTTTCTTGGATGCTGAAAAGCCTGTTGCTGCGATCTGCCACGCACCGTGGTTGCTGATTGATTCCGGTGTTGTTGAGGGTCGTACCTTGACCTCTTATGAGTCGGTTGCTCCGGATTTACAGAACGCTGGCGCGAACTGGGTTGATCAGGAAGTTGCAATCGACGGTACTTTGGTGACCAGTCGTAACCCCGGTGATCTTGAGGCGTTCAACGCTGCAATCATTGAGAAGTTGGCGTAA
- a CDS encoding putative quinol monooxygenase, whose amino-acid sequence MIFIVVKYQIKDGKREEFLEATREFTEATRAEPGNKWFEWSLSVENPNEVVLVEAFNDDAGEAHVNSEHFTKGLEAMKPWLAETPKIVSRTIDGDDWGEMGELKIG is encoded by the coding sequence ATGATTTTTATTGTTGTGAAGTACCAGATTAAAGACGGCAAGCGTGAAGAGTTTTTGGAGGCTACCCGCGAGTTTACTGAGGCTACTCGTGCGGAGCCGGGCAACAAGTGGTTTGAGTGGTCGCTGAGCGTTGAGAACCCTAATGAGGTTGTTCTTGTTGAGGCCTTTAATGATGATGCGGGTGAGGCACACGTGAACTCAGAGCATTTTACTAAGGGTCTTGAGGCTATGAAGCCGTGGTTGGCGGAGACTCCGAAGATTGTTTCTCGTACTATTGATGGCGATGACTGGGGTGAGATGGGTGAGCTAAAAATCGGTTAG
- a CDS encoding NUDIX domain-containing protein, protein MTFAPSELESFDHSAEHHEADHASVSLAVSTVILALRRSEGESHQSLWLPLVRRLRQPYKGQWALPGGPLPGDQSLEQAAGSTLKRATGLVPGYLEQLYAFGDVQRTPDYRRMREGAVEPQVDPERVVSVVYWASIPATDVSHTRVHENIKWFKADDLPTLAFDHNEIVEYALYRLQNKVEYSRIAHSFLGEEFTLAQLREVYEAILGRTLDPANFRRQIAASKSIIDTGRRVEGTRHRPPRLYRYDDSRAFADQGPLGMYRATHGQDVAQHKF, encoded by the coding sequence ATGACTTTTGCCCCGTCTGAGCTTGAGAGCTTTGACCATTCTGCTGAGCATCATGAGGCTGATCATGCGTCGGTGTCATTGGCTGTTTCTACGGTGATTTTGGCGTTGCGGCGTAGTGAGGGTGAGTCGCATCAGTCGTTGTGGTTGCCTTTGGTGCGTCGTTTGCGTCAGCCGTATAAGGGTCAGTGGGCTCTTCCGGGTGGTCCGTTGCCAGGTGATCAGTCGTTGGAGCAGGCTGCTGGTTCTACGTTGAAGCGCGCGACGGGGCTTGTGCCGGGGTATCTTGAGCAGCTGTACGCATTTGGTGATGTGCAGCGCACCCCTGATTATCGTCGGATGCGTGAGGGTGCGGTGGAGCCGCAGGTTGATCCTGAGCGTGTGGTGTCGGTGGTGTATTGGGCGTCGATTCCTGCCACTGACGTATCGCATACTCGTGTGCATGAGAACATCAAGTGGTTTAAGGCTGATGATTTGCCGACGCTGGCTTTTGACCATAATGAGATTGTTGAGTACGCGCTGTACCGCTTGCAGAATAAGGTGGAGTATTCACGCATCGCTCACTCGTTCTTGGGCGAGGAGTTCACTCTAGCGCAGTTGCGTGAGGTGTATGAGGCGATTTTGGGACGCACGCTTGATCCGGCGAATTTCCGCCGTCAGATTGCGGCGTCTAAGTCTATTATCGATACCGGACGTAGGGTTGAAGGCACCCGCCACCGCCCGCCGCGTCTGTACCGTTATGATGATTCGCGGGCTTTCGCTGATCAGGGTCCACTTGGTATGTACCGTGCTACTCACGGGCAAGATGTTGCCCAGCACAAATTTTAA
- a CDS encoding thermonuclease family protein, with protein sequence MHFSRLLALSAVSVAALVGCSSAANNAGDSMAVATETAPASQQVVTPKPPEFPDGTMGTVVEVRNGNTLVLNIEGKDREVRLINVLAPHERSADISGSCLVNEATDFTRGLLPVGTEVTLNFDPAALGTSGYLEAAVYKGEEFVNRTVVAEGFGAATYLSFSDKFYQEISEAQLAAVEAGKGVYSPDTECSIQHMLNSEISAVQGAGSLSEDDAKIVYREASDFYNDLQRTATNPASWAGSITTLEPTHLKMTDLLEALGGNYYDQNGVKAADKERASAAPVRPGQEPEVVQPSYDPSIGVEPEPTREPALTDEELAEAGLTPVEEG encoded by the coding sequence ATGCATTTTTCACGTCTTTTGGCTCTTAGCGCGGTGAGTGTTGCTGCTTTGGTAGGATGCTCAAGCGCCGCAAATAACGCTGGTGATTCTATGGCGGTAGCGACTGAAACAGCACCTGCATCTCAACAGGTTGTTACGCCGAAGCCACCGGAGTTTCCCGATGGCACTATGGGTACTGTGGTTGAGGTGCGAAACGGTAACACCCTTGTTTTGAATATTGAGGGTAAAGACCGCGAGGTACGCCTTATTAATGTCTTGGCGCCTCACGAACGTAGCGCTGATATTTCTGGTAGCTGTCTGGTGAATGAAGCTACTGATTTTACGCGCGGTCTTTTACCTGTTGGTACTGAGGTGACCTTGAACTTTGATCCGGCGGCTTTGGGTACTTCTGGTTACCTTGAGGCGGCTGTGTATAAGGGTGAAGAGTTTGTGAATCGCACCGTTGTGGCTGAAGGTTTTGGTGCTGCTACCTATCTTTCTTTCTCTGATAAGTTTTATCAGGAAATTTCGGAGGCGCAGTTGGCTGCTGTTGAGGCGGGTAAGGGTGTTTACTCGCCCGATACTGAGTGCTCGATTCAGCATATGCTGAACAGTGAAATTTCGGCGGTTCAGGGTGCTGGTTCGCTGAGTGAAGACGATGCAAAGATTGTGTACCGCGAGGCTTCTGATTTTTACAATGATTTGCAGCGTACCGCCACTAACCCGGCATCGTGGGCAGGTTCTATTACTACCCTGGAGCCTACTCACCTGAAGATGACCGATTTATTAGAGGCTTTGGGCGGCAACTACTACGATCAGAATGGCGTGAAGGCTGCTGATAAGGAGAGAGCTTCTGCTGCTCCCGTTCGCCCCGGTCAGGAGCCCGAAGTGGTACAGCCATCTTATGACCCCTCGATTGGAGTTGAGCCGGAGCCAACGAGAGAACCCGCATTGACTGATGAAGAACTAGCTGAGGCAGGCTTAACACCTGTAGAAGAAGGTTAG
- a CDS encoding superoxide dismutase: MAEKYVLPDLDYDYAALEPHISARIMELHHSKHHAAYVGGANTALEKMEEAREKGDFANIGKLSKDLAFNLGGHTNHSIFWKNLSPEGGDKPTGELAAAIDDNFGSFDSFRAHFENVATTIQGSGWAILAWDTVGKRLIIEQLYDQQGNISVALIPVLQLDMWEHAFYLDYQNVKGDYVKAFWNIVNWEDVAARFDRAVSQTKGLVIPEA; encoded by the coding sequence ATGGCTGAGAAGTACGTTTTGCCTGACCTCGACTACGATTACGCAGCACTTGAACCGCACATTTCTGCGCGCATCATGGAACTGCACCACTCAAAGCACCACGCAGCCTACGTAGGCGGCGCGAACACTGCTCTTGAGAAGATGGAAGAAGCACGCGAAAAGGGCGACTTCGCCAACATCGGCAAGCTCTCCAAGGATCTGGCCTTCAACCTCGGTGGCCACACCAACCACTCCATCTTCTGGAAGAACCTCTCACCCGAGGGTGGCGACAAGCCCACCGGTGAGCTCGCAGCAGCGATCGATGATAACTTCGGTTCATTCGATTCTTTCCGCGCTCACTTTGAGAACGTAGCAACCACCATTCAGGGTTCTGGCTGGGCAATCCTGGCATGGGACACCGTCGGCAAGCGCCTTATCATCGAGCAGCTTTACGATCAGCAGGGCAACATCTCCGTTGCATTGATTCCCGTTCTGCAGCTGGATATGTGGGAGCACGCTTTCTACCTGGACTACCAGAACGTTAAGGGCGACTACGTCAAGGCATTCTGGAACATCGTGAACTGGGAAGACGTAGCAGCACGCTTCGACCGCGCAGTATCACAGACCAAGGGTCTGGTTATCCCTGAAGCCTAA
- the mmuM gene encoding homocysteine S-methyltransferase — MTTHRFSQLLATDPLVVADGAMATELEKLGVDTANQLWSATALIDHPQAIAEVHRSYFEAGAHIATTNTYQANVPAFVASGLTEAESVQLVKKAVNIAVKTRHEYAEENHQDARLLVVAASIGPYGAYLADGSEYTGNYSLTLTEFKDFHRQRMQLVDEAGADVFALETMPNGDEVRALVDLLAQEFSESEAWVSLSLKDSHHLCDGTALSELLPVLDASPQVVAVGLNCTAQENVEPALRALSALTTKPLITYPNSGEEYDPVTKTWALKDSTANLARNTEWWQAAGARVIGGCCRTAPADIAEIAAL; from the coding sequence ATGACCACTCACCGTTTCAGCCAACTGTTAGCCACTGACCCGCTCGTAGTTGCTGATGGTGCGATGGCAACTGAACTCGAAAAGCTCGGCGTTGATACTGCCAACCAACTATGGTCTGCAACGGCGCTGATTGACCACCCGCAGGCTATAGCCGAGGTACATCGCAGCTACTTTGAAGCAGGCGCCCACATTGCAACAACCAATACGTACCAAGCAAATGTACCAGCGTTCGTTGCAAGCGGTTTAACCGAAGCTGAAAGTGTACAGCTTGTTAAGAAGGCAGTTAATATTGCCGTCAAAACACGTCATGAATATGCAGAAGAAAACCATCAGGACGCACGTTTGCTTGTTGTTGCCGCCAGCATCGGACCCTACGGTGCCTACCTGGCAGACGGTAGTGAATATACCGGTAACTACTCACTGACTCTGACAGAGTTTAAAGACTTCCACCGCCAGCGCATGCAACTTGTCGATGAAGCGGGGGCTGATGTTTTTGCTCTTGAAACTATGCCCAACGGTGATGAAGTGCGTGCGCTCGTTGATCTTCTCGCTCAAGAATTTAGCGAGAGTGAAGCCTGGGTATCACTTTCATTAAAAGATTCCCACCATCTGTGTGACGGTACTGCTCTAAGTGAGCTGCTGCCGGTGCTGGATGCGTCGCCGCAGGTCGTTGCGGTGGGGCTCAATTGCACCGCCCAAGAAAACGTAGAACCGGCGCTGCGTGCGCTTTCTGCGCTCACTACTAAGCCGTTGATAACTTACCCCAACTCCGGTGAAGAATACGACCCCGTCACCAAAACCTGGGCGCTCAAAGACAGCACCGCCAATCTTGCCCGTAACACTGAGTGGTGGCAGGCGGCAGGTGCGCGCGTCATTGGTGGTTGCTGCCGTACAGCACCGGCTGACATCGCTGAAATCGCAGCATTGTAA
- a CDS encoding amino acid permease, protein MPGSQSETKSSSTHHLERKMNSRHMIMLSLGGVIGTGLFLSSGYTINQAGPFGTVLAYGMGAIIVYLVMMCLGELSVAMPWTGSFHVYATQFLGPGTGFTVAILYWLTWTIALGSEFTASGIIMQQWFPDTPVWVWSALFIVIIFALNAVSVKIFAETESWLALIKVVAIIAFIVLGALAMFGAIPLQSGEPAPGFTHLFEDGLFPNGFGAVFTVMLAVNFAFSGTELIGIAAGEAENPEETVPRAIRSTLWRLAVFFIGAIIVMASLIPYKEAGVDASPFVLVFEKIGIPFAADIMNFVVLTAILSAANSGLYASTRMLWSLSNEGMIPQRISRVNKAGVPFLAMCICMVGGLFSLLSSFIAADTVYMVLVSISGLAVVLVWVSIAACHIVFRKRYLAEGKKLEDLKYRAPGYPYLSWVTLVVCALSCVLIVFDPNQRPALFYTVPFIALCYLAHRVTSKRKKHL, encoded by the coding sequence ATGCCTGGTTCACAGAGCGAAACAAAGTCTTCTTCAACGCATCATCTTGAGCGTAAGATGAACAGCCGCCACATGATCATGCTGTCTTTGGGCGGCGTGATTGGCACCGGTCTCTTTTTGAGTTCGGGGTACACCATCAATCAGGCAGGGCCTTTTGGTACGGTACTTGCCTACGGCATGGGCGCAATCATCGTATACCTGGTGATGATGTGTCTGGGTGAGCTGTCGGTAGCTATGCCGTGGACGGGTTCTTTTCACGTCTACGCCACCCAGTTTTTGGGACCGGGCACCGGGTTTACCGTGGCGATTTTGTACTGGCTAACGTGGACGATTGCGTTAGGTTCTGAATTCACGGCCTCGGGCATCATTATGCAGCAGTGGTTTCCTGACACCCCCGTGTGGGTGTGGAGCGCTCTGTTCATCGTTATTATTTTTGCCCTCAATGCGGTGAGCGTAAAGATTTTCGCTGAAACGGAATCATGGCTGGCACTCATTAAAGTAGTTGCGATTATCGCCTTTATTGTGCTGGGTGCCCTGGCGATGTTCGGTGCGATCCCCCTGCAGTCGGGCGAACCTGCACCCGGCTTCACCCACCTTTTTGAAGATGGACTTTTCCCCAACGGTTTTGGCGCGGTCTTCACGGTGATGTTGGCAGTCAACTTCGCTTTCTCAGGCACCGAACTCATTGGCATCGCAGCCGGTGAAGCTGAGAACCCCGAAGAAACCGTACCGCGTGCAATTCGCAGCACCCTCTGGCGTCTCGCCGTCTTCTTCATCGGTGCCATCATCGTTATGGCGTCCTTGATTCCCTATAAGGAAGCAGGAGTGGACGCCTCCCCCTTCGTTCTCGTCTTCGAGAAAATCGGCATTCCCTTCGCCGCCGACATCATGAACTTCGTGGTGCTCACCGCCATTTTGTCAGCCGCAAACTCTGGGCTCTACGCGTCCACACGTATGCTCTGGTCACTGTCGAACGAAGGGATGATTCCCCAGCGCATCTCGCGCGTCAATAAAGCTGGCGTGCCTTTCTTGGCGATGTGCATTTGCATGGTCGGTGGTCTGTTCTCGCTACTGTCAAGCTTCATTGCAGCAGACACCGTTTACATGGTGCTGGTGTCTATTTCTGGTCTCGCAGTGGTACTGGTGTGGGTGTCCATTGCCGCCTGCCACATCGTTTTCCGCAAGCGCTACCTAGCAGAGGGCAAGAAACTTGAAGACCTCAAATACCGCGCCCCCGGCTACCCCTACCTCTCGTGGGTAACCCTAGTTGTTTGCGCGCTCTCGTGCGTCCTCATCGTCTTCGACCCCAACCAGCGTCCGGCACTGTTCTACACCGTGCCGTTCATTGCCCTGTGCTACCTGGCGCACCGCGTCACGAGTAAGCGCAAGAAGCACCTGTAA
- a CDS encoding MarR family winged helix-turn-helix transcriptional regulator encodes MSSKQETPWLNDDERDAWLFLSSVIFNLPGSLEAQLERDADLSFVEYMVLAMLSEAPEHRLTMTELAHQTNTLLPRLSRVVTRLEKQDYVSRTVWSKDRRVSICELHPAGLQKVQEAAPGHVEEVRRQIFNRINKRQATQLAKIGEAVLGGKPSEIITVKKSVIED; translated from the coding sequence GTGAGCTCAAAGCAAGAAACCCCCTGGCTGAATGATGACGAGCGCGACGCATGGCTTTTTTTGAGCTCGGTCATCTTCAACCTGCCCGGTTCTCTTGAAGCACAGCTTGAACGAGATGCTGATTTGAGTTTCGTGGAGTACATGGTGCTTGCCATGCTCTCTGAAGCGCCTGAGCACCGGCTGACTATGACTGAGTTGGCGCACCAGACCAACACTCTGCTGCCGCGTCTTTCTCGTGTAGTGACCCGCTTGGAAAAGCAGGACTACGTCAGCCGCACCGTTTGGTCAAAAGATCGCCGCGTCAGCATCTGCGAGCTGCACCCTGCAGGTCTGCAGAAAGTACAGGAAGCTGCGCCCGGTCACGTTGAAGAAGTGCGCCGCCAAATTTTTAACCGCATCAACAAGCGCCAGGCAACCCAGCTCGCAAAAATTGGTGAGGCAGTATTAGGCGGCAAACCCAGCGAGATTATTACCGTGAAAAAATCAGTCATCGAAGATTAA
- the nhaA gene encoding Na+/H+ antiporter NhaA, whose amino-acid sequence MASDNTVLTRGTYKESQRVSEILRKESVGGIILLIATIAALVFANSPAADTYFGIRDSYIGRDIGDFHLKLSIGHWAADGLLAVFFFLVGLELKKEFVMGALRNPSTALVPMVAAAGGVLMPSLIYFFINMSGSAEARGGWAIPAATDIAFAVAVLAVIGSHLPAALRIFLLTLAVVDDLIAITIIALFYTSELKVHYLLWAIIPIILYAVIARFSERLFHLKPIAAWLVLMPIGFIVWALFLNSGIHATIAGVILAFTVPVRMNKRSKSAHAEHGLAEVMEHNIRPFSAGFCVPVFAFFSAGVALGGWEGFTSSLTKPIAYGIILALVFGKMLGIFSSTWLVTRFRGANLDPDIKWVDILGVATLAGIGFTVSLLVAELSFGLGSDYNDDAKVAILTGSVTAAVLGSIILGLRNKHYKNIALKEAVDADEDGIPDVFSDNGSGIGGGSKRA is encoded by the coding sequence ATGGCTTCTGATAACACTGTTTTGACGCGTGGGACGTACAAAGAGTCCCAGCGCGTCAGCGAGATTCTGCGCAAGGAGTCTGTGGGTGGCATTATCTTGCTCATAGCTACCATCGCAGCACTTGTTTTTGCGAACTCCCCCGCTGCTGATACCTATTTTGGTATTCGTGATTCGTACATCGGACGCGATATCGGCGATTTTCATCTGAAACTTTCGATTGGTCACTGGGCTGCTGATGGTCTGTTGGCTGTTTTCTTCTTCTTGGTTGGTCTTGAGTTGAAGAAAGAGTTTGTGATGGGTGCGCTGCGTAACCCCAGTACCGCTCTGGTACCTATGGTTGCGGCAGCCGGTGGCGTTTTGATGCCTTCGCTGATTTACTTCTTTATTAATATGTCGGGTTCTGCTGAGGCTCGCGGTGGTTGGGCTATTCCCGCGGCAACTGATATTGCTTTCGCGGTGGCGGTGCTTGCTGTTATTGGTTCGCACCTGCCGGCTGCTCTGCGTATTTTCTTGCTGACCCTGGCTGTGGTTGATGACCTCATTGCTATTACCATCATCGCTCTTTTCTACACCTCAGAGTTGAAGGTTCACTACCTGCTGTGGGCTATCATCCCTATCATTCTTTACGCGGTGATTGCTCGTTTCTCTGAGCGTCTCTTCCACCTTAAGCCGATTGCTGCTTGGTTAGTTCTGATGCCTATTGGCTTCATTGTGTGGGCACTGTTCTTGAACTCAGGTATTCACGCAACCATTGCGGGCGTTATTCTGGCTTTCACCGTTCCCGTACGTATGAACAAGCGTTCTAAGTCGGCGCATGCTGAACACGGTCTTGCCGAGGTCATGGAACACAATATTCGCCCCTTCTCGGCTGGTTTCTGCGTTCCCGTGTTTGCGTTCTTCTCAGCGGGCGTTGCTCTCGGTGGCTGGGAAGGCTTCACTTCATCTCTGACCAAGCCCATCGCCTACGGCATCATTTTGGCTTTGGTCTTCGGTAAGATGCTGGGCATTTTCAGCTCTACCTGGCTGGTCACCCGTTTCAGGGGAGCCAACCTTGACCCCGACATCAAGTGGGTCGATATCTTGGGTGTAGCAACCCTTGCCGGTATTGGTTTCACCGTTTCACTGCTGGTTGCGGAGCTCTCCTTCGGTTTGGGTTCTGACTACAACGATGACGCCAAGGTCGCTATTCTCACCGGTTCTGTGACCGCAGCCGTCCTGGGTTCCATCATCTTGGGTCTGCGTAATAAGCACTACAAGAATATTGCGCTGAAAGAAGCTGTGGATGCCGATGAAGACGGCATTCCCGACGTCTTTAGCGATAACGGTTCAGGTATCGGTGGCGGTTCAAAGCGCGCCTAA